The Patescibacteria group bacterium genome window below encodes:
- a CDS encoding Bro-N domain-containing protein → MKKTKKQLAIFEGKKIRRVWDDEKELWYFSVVDIVNALNASENPRNYWKVLKNRLKQEGSELVTRCNQLKMRASDGKFYLTDTADTETMFRIIQSIPSPKAEPFKLWLARVGYERVEEVEDPEKAIQRGLATYLKKGYSKNWVDLRLKSIEIRKDLTNEWEERSVKTGREFAILTDDISFAWAGLKIKDYKKHKDLKKESLRDNMTNLELVLNMLAETATTEISKKREPKTFPENRRVAREGGGIAGTARKQIEAKTGKPVISRLNFNKMQGRKKLNKHN, encoded by the coding sequence ATGAAAAAAACCAAAAAACAACTCGCTATATTTGAAGGCAAAAAAATCCGAAGAGTTTGGGACGACGAGAAGGAATTGTGGTATTTCTCGGTAGTAGATATAGTTAACGCGCTAAACGCAAGCGAAAACCCAAGAAATTATTGGAAAGTTCTTAAAAACCGCTTAAAGCAAGAAGGGAGTGAGTTGGTTACAAGATGTAACCAACTGAAAATGAGAGCTTCTGATGGCAAGTTTTACTTGACGGATACCGCAGATACCGAAACGATGTTTAGGATAATTCAATCTATTCCTTCGCCAAAAGCGGAACCATTCAAACTTTGGCTAGCACGCGTAGGGTATGAAAGAGTTGAAGAGGTAGAGGACCCCGAAAAAGCTATTCAAAGAGGGCTTGCAACTTATCTCAAAAAAGGATATTCCAAAAACTGGGTTGATTTGCGTTTGAAAAGTATTGAAATAAGAAAGGATTTAACTAATGAGTGGGAGGAACGCAGTGTTAAGACAGGCAGGGAGTTTGCGATTTTAACAGATGACATTTCTTTTGCGTGGGCTGGATTAAAAATCAAAGATTACAAAAAACATAAAGATTTAAAAAAGGAGAGTTTGCGAGACAATATGACCAATTTAGAGTTAGTTTTAAACATGTTAGCAGAAACGGCAACTACGGAGATATCTAAAAAACGCGAACCGAAGACTTTTCCTGAAAACAGGAGGGTGGCTCGGGAAGGCGGAGGAATTGCCGGCACTGCCAGGAAACAAATTGAAGCCAAAACGGGGAAACCTGTAATAAGCCGTCTTAATTTCAATAAAATGCAAGGGCGAAAAAAACTAAACAAACACAATTAG